Within Larus michahellis chromosome 22, bLarMic1.1, whole genome shotgun sequence, the genomic segment CGGGGTTCTGCTCCCTGAGCCTCCAGGATGCTCCCAGGCACAGCACTTCTCCTTGCAGCCCTGAGAACTACGAAACGCATCTTTTTAAAGGGAAGCTGAGACTCCCGGGTGGTGAATTCCCTCCTCGGGGGCACTTCCAAAGAATCCCGAGCCGTTCAGTCGGCTGGGGGATGTTTGCCATGAAACACAAAGCAGTCGAGGCCTCCCCCCAAGCTTTGCTGTACATGCGACAGCCCCGCACAGATTTTCCGTGCTAACCGAGAGCAAACCTTAACCCAGAGCCGTCCCCGGCGTCCTGTAGGAGAAATTTCCCAGGTGCTTCTGTCAATGGGTCAAACCAGCccttgtgtccccatccctgtccccaacctccctcctgcctctctcGCACCGGAGCTGCAGTGCACGCACCCTCCAGAGCACCTTCCCCAGCCCGCCTGGGGGCTGAGGGTGAGTCACGTTGCCGTGTTGCATCTTTCCATCCTTTGGGATTTGCAGCAGCgtcaggagagggaagaaaaaaacccccaatttaAACCTCTCAGGCGGGGCATGGGCGCTGGCAAAGCATCTGGGAGCAACAGGCAGCTGTGCCGCGGTGACGGCTGGGGGGGTCCGGAGCgagagccagccctggggaaggggaattTCCCTGTGCCCccatggagagaaaagcaaaggggCTGTTGAGGGGAGACGGAGCAGGAGGCGGCAGGAGCCCGGGGAGGGGatggctgggctgggcacagTCCTCAGGGACATGAAGATGGCTGGAGGATCCCTTGCCCTTACTGGGGTGGCTCGGCGGAGCTTTGCAAGCCTGGCGCTTCTGCCCTCCCCTGCAGTTTCTGCTGCTCCCGGGGGGAGGTTTGGCCGCAGGACGTGGCTCGTGACTCAGTTCCCCTGTGTCGCCTTTTTGAAGGCAGCCGGACACGGTGGAGACCCTTGTGCCACCCGGCCGGGCAGTGCCGGCGCTGGCTGGGGGGACGCAGGGCATGTGCCAAACACCGACAGCACTGGCTGCGATGCGAGGGGCTGGATGGACACCGCATCCGAGTGGGCAAAGGCTCTGCCACGGACTCCCAAGGCTTCAGCTTGGTTTCAGGCAAGGGACGGAggttttcctccctgctgcccatACTGCAGGGTCACCACGCACGTAGCAAAGCCGTTTGCGTCCCCTGGACCCTCCGGTGCAGCTGGCGCAGGAGGGACGGATGCAACGCTCAGCTCGGGTGGGCtgcgctgccccggcccctctCACACCCATGGGCATCACTGTGCCGTAAACGAGGGACGCAACAAGAGCAGCAAACCCGGCTCGCACCCGCCTTCATCTCTTGGCGAGGCAGGAAAGCGGGGCTGGGGTCGCACACAGCTCCTCGTGCAGAGCCGGGACGAGGGGAGCGATCCTGCCCCAACCCTGCCCAGGGCTTGAACGCTGCCGGTGGGACAGAGTCCCCACGGCACCAGCTTCGCTTTAGGCACTTTGTTCTGAAAACGGAGCCCCTGCAGCAGCTGTTTGTCTCTCCCTCGCCCACTCCTCCTCCGAGGGACCCGGCGTTCGGCTTTGCAGAAGGGCTACGTCGGGGTGGCGCGTCCAGTGGCGTCGCTGCCATCGGTGCCCCACCACCCTTGCTCCAGCCCCTGGCCAGTGGAGCCGTCAACTTTCACTCATTTTACTCACGCCTTTCCAAAATACACCCAAATTCTCCATTTCCCATGTCAGCTCTGGGTTTTGGTAGCGGCCGCatattgtttcatttctttcacaaGCACCTGGGGATGGATCCTGCTACTACCGCACTGGTGTAAATCCAGACTTAAGCTCCCGGCTCTGCCAGAGCCCCAATTCCAGCCTCCCTGACATCAACCCCGGCGTCCCACCGAACGCGAAGGAAACGGGGCCAAATCCTGATTTCGGCTGCGCTAGGTTAAATCGGGAGGGAGGCGCTGAGCTCGGGGCAGCCTCAGACCCTGCCAGCACCCGGCGCTTCCCCACTCACCTACAGCATCCGCGTCCTGCGGGCGCCCGCGGCACTGCCCAGCCCCAGCGAGGCTCTCCTGTCCCAGGCTCAGCGGGGGCAGCTCCACTCCGTGCCGTGCGCCCCGGCTTGAAGGAGCTTCAtggggctgctcccctcccaccGCCCATCCCGGCACCGCAGGGGCTCCCGCAGCTGCAGTGTCGCCCGTCCCGGTGGGGGAACGTCTCCGTCCTCGTCCCCGTCCCAGACCCAGGGGCTTGGCTGAGCGGCCCCGTTGTCCGAACGCAGCCGCTTGGCAAGCGTTCTGTGGTCTGGATGTGGGAGAagtcaaaaaaatgtttcttattacTGCCTCTTCCTGCCTGGCTTCTCTCCACCACTCCCAGCTAATAAAGCATTTCCTATTGCTGAGCACACATCCACGGCCagcctcccttcctcccgcaCACCGGGCCCCAGCTCCATCCTGGTTGCCCTCCCTTGGCCCGTTCCTCCCGCCCCTGGCCTTCACCGGACGCTTTCCCTCCCCACTTTCATGGCTTTCAAGGCAAACCCAAGCCCTCGGTGGGGGCACGTGCATCATGTCTCCTTCCCCGAGCATCTAAAGGCCTTTGGCAGAGAGGCGGCCGGTTGCTTTGATGGTCCTGGGGGTGGGAATGGTCTGGAGAGATGCTGTGGGAATGACCTTGACGTTGCGGGAATGACCTTGACATGCTTGGCCATCCCTCCCGCTCCAGCATCCCGCCCTCACAGGGATGGGAGCACCACGGCAGGGCTAAGGGGCTCCCCGGTTATTCGGTGTTGGCCACAACTTCCCAGCGGGACTTTCAGgctggagggcaggggctgggtgtcTCCCAGGGTGTAACACGGCATTGGGGGGTGCCGCCGCATCGTCACCCCATCAGGGATGCTCGCCCCAGCTGCGGgcatggagcagggctggggtgggccaAGGGGGTTTGCTCAGTGCCTCCTGCCATCACGTCCCTGCTGACCCCCACCATGGCCCTTGGGATGCTGCAGCAGCGGGCGCTGGGACACGGGTGGCGGGGCCGCTCCCACGGGGGGAGTCTGGGCACTTCCCGCTCCCCCAGGACACATGGtgccgccggggctgcgggcagaggAAGTGCCGCTTCCCCTTTTGCGGCTTCGGGTTCATTTTCTTTCAGCCACCCCGCTCTCGGCAGCTTCGAgctcctcccgctcccctcctcaccctccaGCGCCTTCccaagccccatccctgcctttcTCCCGGCTGCCGCCCCGGCACGATGACCACCTCCAGTGGGCAGGGGGATGCAGCCAGAGCAGGCAGCCGGCAGCGTGTGGGCTAACATCGCTGCCTCTTTCCTAACGAAGTTACAGGGCCTGATTTACCTCTCTGTTCCCCGTTGCATCACCAGCCACAGTTGCACCATGAACCCAATcggcccccgccgccaccccgtgccgggggagcgggggccgGCTGCGGAGCTTTGAGGTCTTGTTGGCCGCCTCTCCCCGGCTATCGCCCATGATCTAGgaagtttaaacaaacaaaagcacaaaaccagGATAAAACATGAAGGACCTTCATGCGTGACCTTGCCCGTGCCGGGGCCGGGAGGTTTGCGGAGCCGGCGCAGGGGAAACGGGCAGTTTCCATCAGATAGGAGCCGCCCGGGAGGAAGCCGGTGCCTGCAGATGCCTTATCGCCATGACCATCTTTGCTCCGGCATGTGGGTCCCAGTGATCTGACCGGCGATCGGCCCCTCCCGAGGTTATTCCTGGATGGCTCCTGTGTCCCAGCTGCCTTCCACAGGCACAGGCGCACGGTGGGCACCGGCACCCCACCTTTATGGCCACTGGCAAGAGTGTCCCCGGGCAGCTGAGCACGCCGCCTCTCCAACGAGGGCTGGTGCCGGCTGCTTCAGTCCCTGGATTTTCATCTTCCAAATGGGACAGGTCCATATTTTAACAATGATCATCACCGGGGGAATAACCACTTGCTGAAAAACTTCTAAAAGTTGCCACGTCCTAATCCCAGgcgactgagggaactggctgatgtagttgccaagcctcTCTCCacgatatttgaaaagtcgtggcagtcaggtgaagcccCTGGCGACGGGAAatagggaaacatcgcacccattttcaaaagggtagaaaggaggaccccgggaactaccgccctgtcagcctcacctctgtgcctgggaaggtcgtgGAGCAGaccctcctagaagctgtgctaagggacatgggaggtgattcgagacagccagcatggcttcaccaggggcaagtcctgcctgaccaacctggtggctttctacatcggagtgactgcatcagtggacaaggggagagctacagaCATCATCTATCTGGAgatctgcaaggcctttgacatggtcccccacaacatccgtCTCTCTacgttggagagatacggatttgatgggtgggctgttcggtggataaggaactgggtggatggtcacatccagagggcagtggtcaatggctcgatgtccaggtggagaggggtgacaagtggtgtccctcagggatctgtactgggactggtgcgGTTCAATGTCTTCACCAATGAttcagacagtgggatcaagtgcaccctcagcaagttttctgatgacaccaagctgagtggcgcggtcgatgtgccagagggacgggatgtcatccagagggacctggatgagctggagaggtgggcctgagcaaacctcatggagttcaacaaggccaagtgcaaggtcctacccttgggtcgggacaacccctgttatcaatacaggctgggggatggtgtgatagagagcagccctgcggaaaaggacttgggggtcctggtggatgagacgctggacatgagccaccaatgtgtccttgcagcccagaaggccaatggcatcctgggctgcatcaggagaaccgtggccagcagatccagagaggggattctgcccctctgctctgctcgggggagaccccacctggagtcctgtgtccagctctggagccctcagcacaagaaggacacggagctgttggagcggggctagaggaggccacgaagatgttCCAAGGGCTgtagcccctctgctgtgaggacaggctgagagagctgggggggttcagcctggagaagagaaggctccggggagaccttccagccccttccagtccctaaaggggctccaggaaagctggggaggggctgtttggaAGGGcatggagtgataggatgaggggcgatggtttaaactagagcagggcaggtttagattagacattgggaagaagttctttccagtgagggtggtgagacactggcccaggttgcccagagagggggtggaggccccatccctggagacatccaaggccaggctggatgaggctctgagcaacctgatctagctgaagatgtccctgctgactgcaggggggttggactagatggccttgagaggtcccttccaacccaacacagtccatgattctatgactgaaagGGCAGGGATGGGTGGGAGCCCCGGGCCGGGCTGTGTCTCTGGCACTGCTGCCGTGGAAAAACAAATTCATCCGTAGAGGTTTATTAACGAACGCACCGAGCCCACCCCAGGCTCTCTCAGCCGCAGGCAGGGCACCGGGCTGACCATCAGCAGTGCCGCGACTCACCATCCCGCGCTTGCCATGGCCCAACCTCCCACCACCCCCTTGAAGCCGAAGTGCGACTTTCTGTCGTCTGGGTGCTCGTTGCCGCGCGCTGTGACTTCAGCCCATGGAAAGGCACCAGTACCCCCAGACCACGGCCGGACCCTCCCCGttggtgtccccagccctccctgggggtTCCACCGAGCCGTCCTGACAGAGATGGAGGGTGATGAGGGGCAGGCGGGGGCCcggctctcccttccctctgcgcGGCGGGTgccgggctggcgcggcgcgtgTGAAGGCTGCTCCATGTGCTGTCCGCCCCCGGCTCATCTGCGAGCTGCTGCCGGAGCTGGCGAAGGAGGGCGGCCACGTGCCGGGGAGCCCGACGCAAGCCAAAGGCTGGAGGGGAACAGACGGGGAGGTCGCAGCTCCTTCCCGACCAGCGTCCTTCCCCCGGTGCCCCGCGAAAGGCAGAGCCTCAGCCTAAAAGTGGGGAGTGGGGGGTTTTGTCCCCCTAAAGAAGGGGACAGTGAAGGGTGGGGGCTCCGTCCTGGGCTGCCTGACTGGCCAAGGGttatttttatagatatatataaccTGGGCTGGTTATTTATTACCTGGATAACTAGTGCTTCAAGCAGCTCTCGCTCCCTTGGGGGTCAAACCCGGGGTGCTTGGGTGTTGCAGGAGCCACCGCAGCGTCTCAGGGCAGCCGGCACCCCAGGTTCACCATCCCACACCCCAGGATGGAGCCAGATTTAAGAGGAGCTGGAAATACTGGGAGCACGagccggctgctgctgcagcacatccAGGGTGTGCCGGCACCCGACAAACCCACAGCCGTGGGGTTCCCTGTGGGTGCAGGCGAGGGGTCCCGTGGCTCCACGTGGGCACAGGCTGGAGCTCCTGGAAGGTGGTTTTCCTGGGAACAGGGACTTCTGGGTCGCATCCTGGGTAAGGTTGGAACACAAAAGCTGCCTCCTCTCTGggaagcagctggggagggagcccaTGAGCACCCCAGGTTTGGGTTCCAGCGTGGAGATGCTTCCCTGCGCTGAGCCTTGCTTTGTCCACCCGCAACTCAGGAACACAGAGGAGCGGGAAGTTAATGTCACCGAGGGGGTGACAGGGTGGACAGGGGACGCTGGCAGCAAGGGGGAAACGTTCCTGCCAGCCCAACAAGCAGCCCTGAGCTTTATTCATTAAATCAATCCTGTTAACATGGCAACCACTTCCATTTCAATTTGCATGGCCGCGTTCCACCACGTGCTGCGAGACCAAGATCTCAGGAAGatcaaagaggcaaaaaaaaaaaaaaaaaaaaaaaagagagaggaaaaaagaagagaaaagagacaCTTCTGCTGCAGACCTGCTCCCTGGCAGACCCAGAGcccggcccagggcagggtcTCGGCCCatcagagcccagcacagccagAGCCGGGTCCTTGAGGCAGGAGAGGACGAGGGGCCAAGCAGGGGGTCGGGGACGCAGGACCACAGGGGCTGGGGCATCTCAGCTGGATACgtccccagcatcctcctcccttGGGCATCCCCATCCCGCCGGTGAAGGAAACCACCCCTGTGCCAAAAGCGAGCAAGTCCCAGGGGATGGCTGggagctccccccaccccgacacCTCCTGCCTCAGCAgctcttcccccttttcttctttttctcctcagtcTTCGCCTCCTTGGCcgctttcttctcctccttccgcTCCTTGTACCTCCACTTGGGCGGCTGCAGCAGGTTCTTGTCCCCCCCGCGCTGCCTCCGCTCCCTGCAGCGGGCGGGTGGGCAGGAGTCTTTGCTCACTTTGATTTTGGGGACGGGCTCTCCGGGGAAGATGCGGGAACACCcgcgccgcagccgcaggggcagGAAGCCCAGGAGGCCGCCAGCCGGCCGGCGCGGCGGCAGGAGCCTGATCTCCGACATGGCTTGGCCAttgcaggaggaggcagcagtgctggggcacGAGGCGCCTTCTGGCTCAACGTCTGGATCCGGCACATGCTGCCCGAGGATCTCTGGCACCGACAGCCTGCACTTGCCCACCTCGGGAGGGCTGTCGGGGCAGATGGTTTGGCAAGCAGTGGCCATGAAGGGGCTGGCGAGGGAGGTGGTCATCCTCACCATGTGGTCCATCACGCCGTCCTCCTCAGGGTCGTGGGGGAAGTTGAAGGTGAATATGGATTGGATCTTCTCTGACAGCCTCTTTCCCCTGGTTTTAGGGCCCAGGGCCTTGgccaccagctctgccagggcCGGCCACTCAGGCCGGTACCGGGTGCCGAACTGCTCTGCCCGTGGGCGCCGCAGGAGGCTCCGGATCCTCATGGTCGTCTCGAAGCGGCCGGTGAAGGCTGCCCACTCCCTGGCCGTCTTCCCCTTGACGGGATCCACCGCTTGCAGGTCTGCTCCTGGAGACACCGGGAGGCAGCGAGCATCACCGCGgcgtcccaccccatcccccgcCCAGAGCGCATGGTGCAAGCGCAGGGTGAGCAGCAATGCCACCCCTTCCCAAAAAACCCCGGGGAGTCCCTGGGGAGATGCTcaccagccaggagcagggcagccacgCAGTCCTGCCGCCCCTGCACCGCAGCCTTCATCAGCGCTGTCAGGCCCCGGGGGTCCCGCTTGTCCACCTCGAGCCCGGGGTAGTAGTTGAGGAGGTAGTTGACGATGGTGATGTGTCCTTAACAGCCAAGAGAAGCTGCGTTAGAGTTCCAACAGTTAACGAGCGATAACTGCTGGTTGGAGAAAAAGTATTTCGCAACTGCACCTCGTGAGGACAGAAACGCAGAAACGTGGAGGGCTCAGGACTGAaagggtttgggtttattttgttttgtgtgtggcTGTGCAGGGAACAGCACTGGCgcaccagctgcttcagcagaGAACGCAGGAAAGAgtccaaaaatgaaataaaaatcatcaaTTCCAGCAAGGATAAAGTGGGAATAAAAGGTGATCCCCACTTTGAAACCATCCTTCCCCCCGCAGTTAATCAGGGCAGCAGGAGACGGACTCTTCTGTCAAAGCAAGAAAAACCACCGTGACCGGAGATTTGGTCCCTACTCATGGCATATGCCAGCTTGGACTTTGTGTGCAGGTGAATCACTGCAGCTCACGGGGCTTTTCCAGAGCACGTGGGGCGGCTCCGGCTCAGCCCCGTGCGGCTGCTCGGGTGAGATGCGTTGCAAGACAGCATTGCTGTAGGAATCTCTGTTTTGGCATCACCTACACCGTTTTCAAAACCGTGCTAAGGTGAACCGTAAACTTAGAGGGGGAGGGTCACATCCCTCGGGACACTCGGCTTTCCCGATGGCGCacaggagcccctctgctgtggggaccggctgagagagctgggggggttcagcctggagaagagaaggctccggggagaccttccagccccttccagtccctcaaggggctccaggaaagctggggagggactctggagcagggaggggagccatgggatgagggggaagggttttacactgcaagagggagatttcggtgagatctggggaagaaattcttggctgtgaggggggtgagcccctggcccaggttgcccagagaagctgtggctgccccatccctggaggggttcaaggccaggttggacggggcttggagcaacctgggctgggggaggtgtccctgcccggggcagggggtggcactgggtgggctttaaggtctcctccaacccaaaccatcctatgattttAAGGGTTTTGGACGGGAAGCACAGGGGGTCACATCACTTCTTGAGGGGTCTCgcgggggctgccctgtgccgagGCTGAGCGTGGTCTCACCTGCCTGGGCTGCCATCATGAGGGCCGTGTTCCCATCCTTGTCCTGCTGGTTAACGTTTATGTAGGGGCACTTCTGCAGCAGGGGCACGATGTCCATGAAGCCCTTGTAGCAGGCGACCATCAGCGCGTTCTGGAGAGGGGGCAGCACTTAGCGCCGGAGCCGGCACCGCACCATCCTCCCCGCCGCAGGcctccccatggccccccactctgcccccctgccccaaaccacTCAGGCTCCGGGTGGGAGGACAGACAAGGTTCTGCTCCAAGGATTGGATCAACCCCAGGAGACCCATCCCTTGTCAAAGCCAGGACTCTCCCTCCTCGTCCACCTGCTTTAGCAACCACCCCCCCTCAGGACCTGCCTATTCCCAGGAAATCCTCTTTCTGCTCTGCGGGGTGCCCACCCAGACGCTCACCCTCCCGTTGGTGTCCAGCTCCGTGGCCTCACTCCGGGTCACCCCGAGCTCCAGCCTCTCCTGCACCAGCTTGGCATCGTTCCTGGCGCAGCACTGGTAGAGGCTGAGGTCCCCGGCACCACCAGCCCCCTGGGAGGGCTCGTAGCAGGGGTAGATGGAATCGTCGGAGAAGATGCTGCCAGTGTCCGAGGGCTCCgactcatcctcctcctcc encodes:
- the ANKRD33 gene encoding photoreceptor ankyrin repeat protein, yielding MTDACGGREHAAAPASSLDASDPDLHYEEEEEEEEDESEPSDTGSIFSDDSIYPCYEPSQGAGGAGDLSLYQCCARNDAKLVQERLELGVTRSEATELDTNGRNALMVACYKGFMDIVPLLQKCPYINVNQQDKDGNTALMMAAQAGHITIVNYLLNYYPGLEVDKRDPRGLTALMKAAVQGRQDCVAALLLAGADLQAVDPVKGKTAREWAAFTGRFETTMRIRSLLRRPRAEQFGTRYRPEWPALAELVAKALGPKTRGKRLSEKIQSIFTFNFPHDPEEDGVMDHMVRMTTSLASPFMATACQTICPDSPPEVGKCRLSVPEILGQHVPDPDVEPEGASCPSTAASSCNGQAMSEIRLLPPRRPAGGLLGFLPLRLRRGCSRIFPGEPVPKIKVSKDSCPPARCRERRQRGGDKNLLQPPKWRYKERKEEKKAAKEAKTEEKKKKRGKSC